A genome region from Stenotrophomonas bentonitica includes the following:
- the rpsD gene encoding 30S ribosomal protein S4, with protein sequence MARYIGPTCKLARREGADLSLKSPARALDSKCKLEQKPGQHGATARKGKLSDYATQLREKQKVKRIYGLLERQFRNYYKKASTKKGNTGENLLQLLETRLDNVVYRMGFAVTRPAARQLVSHRGVTVNGKSVNLASYQVKAGDAVALSEKAAKQLRVQEALTVSSTHDLRPSWIEVDAGKFAGIFKAVPDRSDLPADINEALIVELYSK encoded by the coding sequence ATGGCTCGTTATATCGGTCCTACCTGTAAGCTCGCCCGCCGCGAAGGCGCCGACCTTTCCCTCAAGAGCCCGGCCCGTGCGCTGGACTCCAAGTGCAAGCTGGAGCAGAAGCCCGGCCAGCACGGCGCGACCGCCCGCAAGGGCAAGCTGTCCGACTACGCCACCCAGCTGCGTGAAAAGCAGAAGGTCAAGCGTATCTACGGTCTGCTGGAGCGTCAGTTCCGCAACTACTACAAGAAGGCCTCGACCAAGAAGGGCAACACCGGCGAGAACCTCCTGCAGCTGCTGGAAACCCGCCTGGACAACGTTGTCTACCGCATGGGCTTCGCAGTGACCCGTCCGGCTGCCCGTCAGCTGGTCTCGCACCGCGGTGTCACCGTGAACGGCAAGTCGGTCAACCTGGCTTCGTACCAGGTCAAGGCTGGCGACGCTGTTGCCCTGTCCGAGAAGGCTGCCAAGCAGCTGCGCGTGCAGGAAGCCCTGACTGTGTCCAGCACGCATGACCTGCGTCCGTCGTGGATCGAAGTCGATGCAGGCAAGTTCGCCGGCATCTTCAAGGCCGTGCCGGATCGTTCGGACCTGCCTGCGGATATCAACGAAGCGCTGATCGTCGAGTTGTATTCGAAGTAA
- a CDS encoding mechanosensitive ion channel family protein: MRVDWQEAAAYLWPIGIALAIGITGWWLLMLLTRRLKGRDYRRARIARVISRPLAFALPMLVLIPALEATPLDGRWLDQSLRLLHIGLTACVIWLLVRAVAAGEQAILRDNPMEVADNLEARRIQTQTRVLSRVLMGAIILVGASMVLLTFPMVRQIGTALLASAGIIGLVAGIAAKPVFGNLIAGLQIALTQPIRLDDVVIVEGEWGRVEEIGSSYVVVRIWDERRMVVPLTWFIENPFQNWTRRSADLLGTAFLWLDYRAPIVAIRAELERICKGEPLWDGRVCVTQVTETSEHTLQVRLLVSARNSGDAFDLRCIVRERMLDFLAREHPQALPRTRAELLERPDPPARTPRSQPADDVRSPGAEDGPPAVVPVDEPTVG, translated from the coding sequence ATGCGAGTGGATTGGCAGGAAGCGGCCGCCTATCTATGGCCGATCGGGATCGCCCTGGCGATCGGCATCACCGGCTGGTGGCTGCTGATGCTGTTGACCCGTCGGCTCAAGGGCCGTGACTACCGGCGTGCGCGCATCGCGCGGGTGATCAGCAGACCGCTCGCCTTCGCGCTGCCGATGCTGGTGCTGATTCCGGCACTGGAAGCCACCCCGCTGGACGGGCGCTGGCTCGATCAGTCCCTGCGCCTGCTGCACATCGGCCTTACCGCCTGCGTCATCTGGCTGCTGGTGCGCGCCGTGGCCGCGGGCGAACAGGCGATCCTGCGCGACAATCCGATGGAGGTCGCCGACAACCTGGAAGCGCGTCGCATCCAGACCCAGACCCGCGTGCTCAGCCGCGTGCTGATGGGCGCGATCATCCTGGTCGGCGCCTCGATGGTGCTGCTCACCTTCCCGATGGTGCGCCAGATCGGTACCGCACTGCTGGCCTCGGCCGGCATCATCGGCCTGGTCGCTGGCATCGCGGCCAAGCCCGTGTTCGGCAACCTCATCGCCGGCCTGCAGATCGCCCTGACCCAGCCGATCCGGCTGGATGACGTGGTGATCGTCGAAGGCGAGTGGGGCCGGGTCGAAGAGATCGGCAGCAGCTACGTGGTCGTCCGCATCTGGGACGAACGGCGCATGGTGGTGCCGCTGACCTGGTTCATCGAGAACCCCTTCCAGAACTGGACCCGGCGCAGCGCCGACCTGCTCGGCACCGCGTTCCTGTGGCTTGACTACCGCGCACCGATCGTGGCGATCCGCGCCGAGCTGGAGCGCATCTGCAAGGGGGAGCCGCTCTGGGATGGCCGCGTGTGCGTCACCCAGGTCACCGAAACCAGCGAACACACCCTGCAGGTCCGCCTGCTGGTCAGTGCGCGCAACTCCGGCGACGCCTTCGACCTGCGCTGCATCGTGCGCGAACGCATGCTCGATTTCCTCGCCCGCGAGCACCCGCAGGCACTGCCGCGCACCCGCGCCGAGCTGCTTGAACGCCCCGATCCGCCCGCCCGCACCCCGCGCTCGCAACCGGCCGACGACGTACGCTCGCCCGGCGCCGAAGACGGCCCGCCGGCGGTGGTGCCGGTGGACGAGCCAACCGTGGGGTAA
- the rpsH gene encoding 30S ribosomal protein S8, with product MSMTDPIADLLVRIKNAAAVGKQTVKAPSSKIKVAIAEVLKAEGYITDLRVTKTENNKAELEIVLKYFEGKPVIETLKRFSRSGLRQYRGKSELPKVLNGLGISIISTSKGIMTDAQARQLGVGGEVLCFVA from the coding sequence ATGAGCATGACTGATCCCATCGCCGACCTGCTGGTACGCATCAAGAATGCGGCCGCGGTGGGCAAGCAGACGGTGAAGGCACCGTCCTCCAAGATCAAGGTTGCAATCGCAGAAGTGTTGAAGGCCGAAGGCTACATCACCGACCTGCGCGTGACCAAGACCGAGAACAACAAGGCCGAGCTTGAAATCGTCCTGAAGTATTTCGAGGGCAAGCCGGTCATCGAGACCCTGAAGCGCTTCTCGCGTTCGGGTCTGCGCCAGTACCGTGGCAAGTCCGAGCTGCCGAAGGTCCTGAACGGCCTGGGCATTTCCATCATTTCGACCTCCAAGGGCATCATGACTGATGCGCAGGCGCGCCAGTTGGGCGTCGGCGGCGAAGTCCTGTGCTTCGTGGCCTAA
- the rpsM gene encoding 30S ribosomal protein S13, giving the protein MARIAGVNLPAQKHVWVGLQSIYGIGRTRSKKVCDAAGVTSTTKIRDLSEPEIERLRSEVAKYIVEGDLRREIGIAIKRLMDLGCYRGLRHRRGLPLRGQRTRTNARTRKGPRKAIRK; this is encoded by the coding sequence ATGGCGCGTATTGCAGGCGTCAACCTGCCAGCCCAGAAGCATGTCTGGGTCGGGTTGCAAAGCATTTACGGCATCGGCCGTACCCGTTCGAAGAAGGTCTGCGACGCTGCAGGCGTCACTTCGACCACCAAGATCCGCGATCTGTCGGAGCCGGAAATCGAGCGTCTGCGCTCGGAAGTGGCCAAGTACATCGTGGAAGGCGATCTGCGCCGTGAAATCGGTATCGCGATCAAGCGCCTGATGGACCTGGGCTGCTACCGCGGTCTGCGTCACCGTCGCGGCCTGCCGCTGCGTGGTCAGCGCACCCGTACCAACGCCCGCACCCGCAAGGGCCCGCGCAAGGCGATCAGGAAGTAA
- a CDS encoding DNA-directed RNA polymerase subunit alpha yields the protein MTVTANQVLRPRGPQIERLTDTRAKVVIEPLERGYGHTLGNALRRVLLSSIPGFAITEVEIDGVLHEYTTLEGLQEDVLEVLLNLKDVAIRMHTGDSATLSLSKQGPGVVTAADIKVDHNVEILNTDHVICHLTKDTAVNMRLKIERGFGYQPAAARRRPDEETRAIGRLVLDASFSPVRRVAYSVEAARVEQRTDLDKLVLDIETNGTIDAEEAVRTAADILSDQLSVFGDFTHRDRGAAKPANNGVDPVLLRPIDDLELTVRSANCLKAESIYYIGDLIQKTEVELLKTPNLGKKSLTEIKEVLAQRGLSLGMKLENWPPAGVAQHGMLG from the coding sequence ATGACGGTTACCGCCAACCAGGTTCTGCGTCCTCGCGGTCCGCAGATCGAACGCCTTACCGACACCCGCGCCAAGGTCGTTATCGAACCCTTGGAGCGTGGTTACGGGCATACGCTGGGCAACGCCCTGCGTCGCGTGCTGCTGTCGTCCATCCCGGGCTTCGCCATCACGGAAGTCGAGATCGACGGCGTCCTGCACGAGTACACCACCCTCGAAGGCCTGCAGGAGGACGTGCTTGAAGTCCTGCTCAACCTGAAGGACGTGGCGATCCGTATGCACACTGGTGACAGCGCCACGCTGTCGCTGTCCAAGCAGGGTCCGGGTGTCGTGACCGCTGCCGATATCAAGGTCGACCACAACGTCGAGATCCTCAACACGGATCATGTCATCTGCCACCTGACCAAGGACACGGCAGTCAACATGCGCCTGAAGATCGAGCGTGGTTTCGGCTACCAGCCGGCCGCCGCGCGTCGTCGTCCGGACGAAGAAACCCGTGCCATCGGTCGTCTGGTCCTGGACGCGTCGTTCTCGCCGGTCCGTCGCGTCGCCTATTCGGTGGAAGCGGCCCGCGTCGAACAGCGTACCGATCTGGACAAGCTGGTGCTGGACATCGAAACCAACGGCACGATCGATGCCGAGGAAGCCGTGCGCACCGCCGCCGACATCCTCAGCGATCAGCTGTCGGTGTTCGGTGACTTCACCCACCGCGACCGCGGTGCGGCCAAGCCGGCCAACAACGGCGTGGATCCGGTGCTGCTGCGCCCGATCGACGACCTGGAACTGACCGTGCGTTCGGCGAACTGCCTGAAGGCCGAGAGCATCTACTACATCGGCGATCTGATCCAGAAGACCGAAGTGGAGCTGCTCAAGACCCCGAACCTCGGCAAGAAGTCGCTGACCGAGATCAAGGAAGTCCTCGCCCAGCGTGGTCTTTCGCTCGGCATGAAGCTGGAGAACTGGCCGCCGGCCGGTGTCGCCCAGCACGGCATGCTCGGCTGA
- a CDS encoding disulfide bond formation protein B, translating into MNPLRWNYRAQFLLGFLVCAALLGYAIWLQLKMGLEPCPLCIFQRIAFAALGLLFLIGALHGPRDRPGRITYGVLAFIAAAVGIGIAGRHVYVQMLPQDMGSSCGPPLSFLSETMGPFEVFRTVLTGTGNCGNIDWTFLGLTMPMWSLVWFTLLGLWALVVSFRRVARRH; encoded by the coding sequence ATGAATCCATTGCGCTGGAATTACCGCGCCCAGTTCCTGCTGGGGTTCCTGGTCTGCGCCGCCCTGCTGGGCTATGCCATCTGGTTGCAGTTGAAGATGGGCCTGGAACCGTGCCCGCTCTGCATCTTCCAGCGCATCGCGTTTGCCGCGCTCGGCCTGCTGTTCCTGATCGGGGCCCTGCATGGCCCGCGTGACCGGCCTGGGCGGATCACCTATGGCGTGCTGGCCTTCATTGCCGCTGCCGTGGGCATCGGCATTGCCGGACGCCATGTGTACGTGCAGATGCTGCCCCAGGACATGGGCTCCAGCTGTGGGCCGCCGCTGTCGTTCCTGAGCGAAACGATGGGCCCGTTCGAAGTGTTCCGCACCGTGCTGACCGGTACCGGTAACTGCGGCAACATCGACTGGACCTTCCTCGGCCTGACCATGCCCATGTGGAGCCTGGTCTGGTTCACCCTGCTGGGTTTGTGGGCGCTGGTGGTCAGCTTCCGCCGCGTTGCCCGCCGCCACTGA
- a CDS encoding class II 3-deoxy-7-phosphoheptulonate synthase — protein MTASDRATPNASVPTDWSPESWRGRPALQMPTYPDPVALEASLHELKRLPPLVTSWEILSLKQQLAEAQEGKRFLLQGGDCAENFSDCESTTISNRLKVLLQMSLVMVHGMRKPVIRVGRFAGQYAKPRSADTETRDGVTLPSYRGDVINAPEFTEAARLPDPRRMLQAHAHSAMTMNFVRALIDGGFADLHHPEYWNLDWVRHSPLATDYQKMVSSIGDAVHFMETLSGAQVYNLNRIDFYTSHEALLLPYEQALTRQVPRQHGWLNLSTHYPWIGMRTAALDGAHVEYLRGVRNPIAIKVGPSVQPDQLLRLIDVLNPEDEPGRLSFIHRMGAAQIAEKLPPLLEAVKRDGRRVLWVCDAMHGNTESTSNGFKTRRFDNVRSEVELSFDLHAAAGTRLGGVHLELTGEDVTECTGGARELTERDLERAYRSSVDPRLNYEQSLEIAMAIVRKQGGATA, from the coding sequence ATGACTGCCTCCGACCGCGCCACCCCGAACGCTTCCGTGCCGACCGACTGGTCGCCCGAGAGCTGGCGCGGCCGGCCCGCGCTGCAGATGCCGACCTATCCTGATCCGGTCGCGCTCGAGGCCTCCCTGCATGAGCTCAAGCGCCTGCCGCCGCTGGTGACCTCGTGGGAGATCCTCTCGCTCAAGCAGCAGCTCGCCGAAGCCCAGGAAGGCAAGCGGTTCCTCCTGCAGGGTGGCGACTGCGCCGAGAACTTCAGCGACTGCGAATCCACCACCATCTCCAACCGGCTCAAAGTCCTGCTGCAGATGAGCCTGGTGATGGTGCACGGCATGCGCAAGCCGGTCATCCGCGTCGGTCGTTTCGCCGGCCAGTACGCCAAGCCGCGCTCGGCCGACACCGAGACCCGCGATGGCGTCACCCTGCCGAGCTACCGTGGTGATGTGATCAACGCACCCGAGTTCACCGAAGCCGCGCGCCTGCCCGATCCGCGCCGCATGCTGCAGGCCCACGCGCACTCGGCCATGACCATGAACTTCGTGCGCGCCCTGATCGATGGCGGCTTCGCCGACCTGCACCATCCCGAATACTGGAACCTCGACTGGGTACGGCACTCCCCGCTGGCCACCGACTACCAGAAGATGGTCTCCTCGATCGGCGACGCCGTGCATTTCATGGAGACCCTCTCCGGTGCCCAGGTGTACAACCTCAACCGGATCGACTTCTACACCTCGCACGAAGCCCTGCTGCTGCCCTACGAACAGGCGCTGACCCGCCAGGTGCCGCGCCAGCACGGCTGGCTCAATCTCAGCACCCACTACCCCTGGATCGGCATGCGCACCGCCGCGCTCGATGGCGCCCACGTCGAGTACCTGCGGGGCGTGCGCAACCCGATTGCGATCAAGGTCGGTCCGTCCGTGCAGCCCGACCAGCTGCTGCGCCTGATCGACGTGCTCAACCCCGAGGATGAACCCGGCCGCCTCAGCTTCATCCATCGCATGGGCGCCGCGCAGATCGCCGAGAAGCTGCCGCCGTTGCTGGAGGCCGTCAAGCGCGATGGGCGTCGCGTGCTGTGGGTGTGTGATGCCATGCACGGCAATACCGAAAGCACCAGCAACGGCTTCAAGACCCGTCGCTTCGACAACGTGCGCAGCGAAGTCGAACTGTCCTTCGACCTGCATGCCGCAGCGGGTACCCGCCTCGGTGGCGTGCACCTCGAGCTGACCGGCGAGGATGTCACCGAGTGCACCGGCGGCGCGCGCGAATTGACCGAGCGCGACCTGGAGCGTGCGTACCGTTCTTCGGTGGATCCGCGCCTGAACTACGAACAGTCGCTGGAAATTGCGATGGCGATCGTGCGCAAGCAGGGCGGCGCGACGGCGTAA
- the rplQ gene encoding 50S ribosomal protein L17 produces the protein MRHMKSGRKFSRTSAHREAMFKNMAASLFKHELIKTTLPKAKELRRVAEPLITLAKVDSVANRRLAFARLRDNEAVGNLFTTLGPRYANRPGGYLRLLKCGFRAGDNAPMAYVELVDRPAVAEAVEE, from the coding sequence ATGCGTCACATGAAATCCGGCCGCAAGTTCAGCCGTACCAGCGCCCACCGCGAAGCGATGTTCAAGAACATGGCCGCGTCGCTGTTCAAGCACGAGCTGATCAAGACCACCCTGCCGAAGGCCAAGGAACTGCGCCGCGTCGCCGAGCCGCTGATCACCCTGGCCAAGGTCGACTCCGTCGCCAACCGCCGTCTGGCCTTCGCCCGTCTGCGTGACAACGAAGCCGTTGGCAACCTGTTCACCACCCTGGGCCCGCGCTACGCGAACCGTCCGGGCGGCTACCTGCGACTGCTGAAGTGCGGTTTCCGCGCCGGCGACAACGCGCCGATGGCCTACGTGGAACTGGTTGACCGCCCGGCCGTTGCCGAAGCCGTCGAAGAATAA
- the secY gene encoding preprotein translocase subunit SecY — MAQAGIGNLGGGLGKFTELRQRLLFVVGALIVYRIGCYVPVPGVNPDAMLALMEAQGGGIVDMFNMFSGGALHRFSIFALNVMPYISASIVMQLAVHIFPALKALQKEGESGRRKITQYSRIGAVLLAVVQGGSIALALQNQLSPTGAPVVYAPGMGFVLTAVVALTAGTIFLMWVGEQVTERGIGNGVSLIIFAGIVAGLPGAVIHTFDAFREGNLQFIQLLLIALVVLAFTFFVVFVERGQRRITVNYARRQGGRNAYMNQTSFLPLKLNMAGVIPAIFASSILAFPTTLAMWSGQASSATWLQKVANALGPGEPLHMIVFAALITGFAFFYTALVFNSQETADNLKKSGALIPGIRPGKATADYVDAVLTRLTAAGSAYLVIVCLLPEIMRTQLNASFYFGGTSLLIVVVVVMDFIAQIQAHLMSHQYESLLKKANLRGGNRGGFARG, encoded by the coding sequence ATGGCGCAAGCTGGCATTGGTAACCTGGGCGGCGGGCTCGGCAAGTTCACGGAACTTCGCCAGCGTCTGCTGTTCGTCGTCGGGGCTTTGATCGTCTACCGCATCGGCTGTTATGTGCCGGTGCCGGGCGTCAATCCCGATGCCATGCTTGCGCTCATGGAGGCGCAGGGCGGCGGTATCGTGGACATGTTCAACATGTTCTCGGGCGGCGCCCTGCACCGTTTCAGCATTTTCGCGCTGAACGTGATGCCGTACATTTCGGCGTCCATCGTGATGCAGCTGGCGGTCCACATCTTCCCGGCGCTCAAGGCGCTGCAGAAGGAAGGTGAATCCGGCCGTCGCAAGATCACCCAATATTCCCGCATCGGCGCCGTGTTGCTGGCGGTGGTGCAGGGCGGCAGCATCGCGCTGGCGCTGCAGAACCAGCTGTCCCCGACCGGTGCGCCGGTGGTGTACGCGCCGGGCATGGGCTTCGTGCTCACCGCCGTGGTCGCGCTGACCGCAGGCACCATCTTCCTGATGTGGGTCGGCGAGCAGGTCACCGAGCGCGGCATCGGCAACGGTGTGTCGCTGATCATCTTCGCCGGCATCGTGGCCGGCCTGCCGGGCGCGGTCATCCACACCTTCGACGCGTTCCGCGAGGGCAACCTGCAGTTCATCCAGCTGCTGCTGATCGCGCTGGTGGTGCTGGCCTTCACCTTCTTCGTGGTGTTCGTCGAACGCGGCCAGCGCCGCATCACGGTGAACTACGCACGTCGCCAGGGCGGCCGCAACGCGTACATGAACCAGACCTCGTTCCTGCCGCTGAAGCTGAACATGGCGGGCGTGATCCCGGCCATCTTCGCCTCCAGCATCCTGGCGTTCCCGACCACCCTGGCCATGTGGTCCGGCCAGGCCAGCTCGGCTACCTGGCTGCAGAAGGTAGCCAACGCCCTGGGTCCGGGCGAACCGCTGCACATGATCGTGTTCGCGGCGCTGATCACCGGTTTCGCGTTCTTCTATACCGCGCTGGTGTTCAACTCGCAGGAAACCGCCGACAACCTGAAGAAGTCGGGCGCGCTGATTCCGGGCATCCGTCCGGGCAAGGCCACCGCCGACTATGTCGACGCCGTGCTGACCCGCCTGACCGCGGCCGGTTCTGCGTACCTGGTGATCGTCTGCCTGCTGCCGGAAATCATGCGCACGCAGCTGAACGCCTCGTTCTACTTCGGCGGCACCTCGCTGCTGATCGTGGTGGTGGTGGTGATGGACTTCATTGCGCAGATCCAGGCGCACCTGATGTCGCACCAGTACGAGAGCCTTCTGAAGAAGGCCAACCTGAGGGGCGGCAACCGCGGCGGTTTTGCCCGCGGCTGA
- the rpsN gene encoding 30S ribosomal protein S14, producing MAKTSMVNRDLKRAKLAVKYAGKREELKKIISSTTATYEEKEQAVIKLQKLPRDSSPSRHRNRCELSGRPRGVYSKFGLGRNKLREATMRGDVPGLRKASW from the coding sequence ATGGCAAAGACCTCCATGGTCAACCGCGACCTGAAGCGTGCGAAGCTGGCAGTGAAGTACGCCGGCAAGCGTGAAGAGCTGAAGAAGATCATCTCCAGCACGACCGCGACGTACGAAGAGAAGGAACAGGCCGTGATCAAGTTGCAGAAGCTGCCGCGCGATTCGTCGCCGAGCCGCCACCGCAACCGTTGCGAACTGTCGGGCCGTCCGCGTGGCGTGTACAGCAAGTTCGGCCTCGGCCGCAACAAGCTGCGCGAAGCCACCATGCGCGGCGACGTTCCGGGCCTGCGCAAGGCAAGCTGGTAA
- the rpsE gene encoding 30S ribosomal protein S5, whose product MAEERQQRGRDRDRNREEKVDDGMIEKLVAVNRVSKTVKGGRQFTFTALTVVGDGAGKVGFGYGKAREVPVAIQKSMEQARKNLADVDLNNGTLWHPVKSGHGAARVFMMPASEGTGVIAGGAMRAVLEAVGVKNVLAKAVGSRNPINLVRATLKGLSEMQSPVRIAAKRGKKVEDLNHG is encoded by the coding sequence ATGGCAGAAGAACGTCAGCAGCGGGGTCGCGATCGCGACCGCAACCGCGAAGAGAAAGTCGACGACGGCATGATCGAAAAGCTGGTCGCGGTCAACCGCGTCAGCAAGACCGTCAAGGGTGGCCGCCAGTTCACCTTCACCGCACTGACCGTGGTCGGTGACGGCGCAGGCAAGGTCGGCTTCGGTTATGGCAAGGCGCGCGAAGTGCCGGTCGCCATCCAGAAGTCGATGGAGCAGGCTCGCAAGAACCTGGCCGACGTCGATCTGAACAACGGCACCCTGTGGCACCCGGTGAAGTCCGGCCACGGCGCAGCCCGCGTGTTCATGATGCCGGCCTCGGAAGGTACCGGTGTGATCGCCGGTGGTGCCATGCGCGCCGTCCTGGAAGCCGTTGGCGTCAAGAACGTGCTGGCCAAGGCCGTCGGTTCGCGCAACCCGATCAACCTGGTTCGCGCCACGTTGAAGGGTCTGTCGGAAATGCAGTCGCCGGTCCGCATCGCGGCCAAGCGCGGCAAGAAGGTGGAGGATCTCAACCATGGCTGA
- the rplO gene encoding 50S ribosomal protein L15, giving the protein MTMHLNELSPAPGARKERTRVGRGIGSGLGKTCGRGHKGSFARKGGGKIKAGFEGGQTPMQRRLPKVGFRSKMAKDTAEVLSYHLDRLEAGEIDFAALRAAKLVPSTAKQAKIVMKGGLTKAFTLKGIAATAGAKAAIEAAGGSVQE; this is encoded by the coding sequence ATGACCATGCATCTCAATGAACTGAGCCCGGCACCGGGCGCGCGCAAAGAGCGCACCCGCGTGGGCCGTGGTATCGGCTCGGGCCTGGGCAAGACCTGTGGCCGCGGCCACAAGGGCTCGTTCGCCCGTAAGGGTGGCGGCAAGATCAAGGCAGGCTTCGAAGGCGGCCAGACCCCGATGCAGCGTCGTCTGCCGAAGGTCGGTTTCCGTTCGAAGATGGCCAAGGACACTGCCGAAGTGCTCTCGTACCATCTGGACCGCCTGGAAGCCGGCGAGATCGATTTTGCCGCGCTGCGCGCTGCGAAGCTGGTCCCGAGCACGGCCAAGCAGGCCAAGATCGTCATGAAGGGTGGCCTGACCAAGGCCTTCACCCTGAAGGGCATCGCTGCAACGGCCGGTGCCAAGGCCGCGATCGAAGCTGCCGGCGGCAGCGTACAGGAGTAA
- the rplR gene encoding 50S ribosomal protein L18 — protein MHMNKNIARLRRAKSTRAHIRILGVPRLSVLRTGQHLYAQVFTADGSKVLAAANTTQADVKEGLKNGKNSDAAAKVGKLVAERAKAAGIEKVAFDRSGYRYHGRIKALADAAREGGLQF, from the coding sequence ATACACATGAACAAGAACATCGCTCGCCTGCGTCGCGCCAAGTCCACCCGCGCGCACATCCGCATCCTCGGCGTGCCGCGCCTGTCGGTGCTGCGCACCGGTCAGCACCTGTACGCACAGGTCTTCACCGCCGACGGCTCCAAGGTGCTGGCTGCTGCCAACACCACCCAGGCCGACGTCAAGGAAGGCCTGAAGAACGGCAAGAACAGCGACGCCGCCGCCAAGGTTGGCAAGCTGGTCGCCGAGCGCGCCAAGGCTGCGGGCATCGAGAAGGTCGCGTTCGACCGCTCGGGCTACCGCTACCACGGCCGCATCAAGGCACTGGCCGATGCAGCCCGCGAAGGCGGCCTGCAGTTCTAA
- the rpsK gene encoding 30S ribosomal protein S11 has translation MAKPVAKTKKKIKRVVTDGVAHVHASFNNTIVTITDRQGNALSWATSGGAGFRGSRKSTPFAAQVAAEKAGRAALDYGVKSLEVRIKGPGPGRESAVRSLNNVGYKITNIIDVTPIPHNGCRPPKKRRV, from the coding sequence ATGGCTAAGCCCGTCGCTAAGACCAAGAAGAAGATCAAGCGCGTCGTCACTGACGGCGTTGCCCACGTCCACGCTTCGTTCAACAACACCATCGTGACCATCACCGACCGCCAGGGCAACGCTCTGTCGTGGGCGACGTCCGGTGGCGCTGGCTTCCGCGGTTCGCGTAAGTCCACCCCGTTCGCTGCCCAGGTGGCTGCCGAGAAGGCCGGCCGTGCCGCGCTCGACTACGGCGTCAAGTCCCTGGAAGTCCGCATCAAGGGCCCGGGTCCGGGTCGTGAGTCGGCCGTGCGCTCGCTGAACAACGTGGGCTACAAGATCACCAACATCATCGACGTGACGCCAATCCCGCACAACGGGTGCCGTCCGCCGAAGAAGCGTCGCGTCTAA
- the rpmD gene encoding 50S ribosomal protein L30: MADDTAKTVKVRLVGGLRGTQSRHRLSVRALGLNKLNDVRVLKDSPQVRGLINKVHYLVKVEE, encoded by the coding sequence ATGGCTGATGACACCGCCAAGACCGTCAAGGTCCGCCTCGTCGGCGGCCTGCGTGGCACCCAGTCGCGTCACCGCCTGTCGGTGCGTGCCCTGGGCCTGAACAAGCTCAACGATGTGCGTGTACTGAAGGACAGCCCGCAGGTTCGCGGCCTGATCAACAAGGTCCACTACCTCGTCAAGGTTGAGGAATAA
- the rplF gene encoding 50S ribosomal protein L6, which translates to MSRVAKKPVNLPKGVELNIQPESISVKGPKGTLVLPKVAGVEVTIEDGVATLAANDANLVPLTGTVRAILANMVKGVTEGFERKLELVGVGYRAAMQGKDLSLSLGFSHPVVYVAPEGITITTPTQTEILVQGADKQLVGEVAAKIRAYRKPEPYKGKGVKYSDEVIIRKEAKKA; encoded by the coding sequence ATGTCCCGCGTAGCCAAGAAGCCGGTCAACCTGCCCAAGGGCGTTGAACTGAACATCCAGCCGGAATCCATCAGCGTCAAGGGCCCGAAGGGCACCCTGGTGCTGCCGAAGGTTGCTGGCGTTGAAGTCACCATCGAAGACGGCGTTGCCACCCTGGCCGCCAACGACGCGAACCTGGTCCCGCTGACCGGTACCGTGCGCGCCATCCTGGCCAACATGGTCAAGGGCGTCACCGAAGGTTTCGAGCGCAAGCTCGAGCTGGTCGGCGTGGGTTACCGTGCTGCCATGCAGGGCAAGGACCTGAGCCTGTCGCTCGGTTTCTCGCACCCGGTCGTGTACGTGGCGCCGGAAGGCATCACCATCACCACCCCGACCCAGACCGAGATCCTGGTCCAGGGCGCGGACAAGCAGCTGGTGGGCGAAGTTGCCGCCAAGATCCGTGCGTACCGCAAGCCGGAGCCGTACAAGGGCAAGGGCGTGAAGTACTCCGACGAAGTCATCATCCGTAAGGAAGCCAAGAAGGCGTAA